Proteins from one Thermodesulfobacteriota bacterium genomic window:
- a CDS encoding outer membrane lipoprotein-sorting protein: MKMLIALIALLAAVPAYAADGAALLRQVDRNLNPESYESYRKLINIEPDGRKKEYTLFTVKKGVDKVASLFIAPASEKGRSTLRLDENMWLYIPNVGKPVRITSLQSVVGGVFNNADILQLDYTAEYTVEKVEEQGNEYLLHLKAKTKAVAYDRLRLWADKAKKLPTRIECLTEANMLIKTLYFKEIKDFGGGVVRPAVMETDSPLFKGYKSVMIFAKVKARDFKDEVFTLTFMPNIESLR; the protein is encoded by the coding sequence ATGAAAATGCTGATCGCGCTGATCGCCCTGCTTGCCGCTGTCCCGGCCTACGCGGCAGACGGAGCGGCGCTTCTCAGGCAGGTGGACCGGAACCTGAACCCGGAATCGTACGAGTCGTACCGGAAACTCATAAATATCGAGCCCGACGGAAGGAAGAAGGAATACACCCTGTTCACCGTCAAGAAGGGGGTGGACAAGGTCGCCTCCCTCTTCATCGCCCCCGCCAGCGAGAAGGGCAGGAGCACCCTCCGGCTGGACGAAAACATGTGGCTCTACATCCCCAACGTCGGGAAGCCGGTCCGGATCACGAGCCTGCAGTCCGTGGTCGGCGGCGTCTTCAACAACGCGGACATCCTTCAGCTCGACTACACGGCCGAGTATACGGTGGAAAAAGTGGAGGAGCAGGGAAACGAGTACCTTCTCCACCTCAAGGCGAAGACCAAGGCCGTTGCGTACGACCGGCTCAGGCTGTGGGCGGACAAGGCGAAGAAGCTGCCGACGAGGATCGAATGCCTCACCGAGGCGAACATGCTTATAAAGACCTTGTATTTCAAGGAGATCAAGGACTTCGGCGGCGGGGTCGTCCGGCCCGCCGTGATGGAGACCGACAGCCCGCTGTTCAAGGGATATAAATCCGTGATGATCTTCGCGAAGGTCAAGGCGCGGGATTTCAAGGACGAAGTGTTTACCCTTACCTTCATGCCGAACATCGAATCGCTTAGATGA